A region of Nitrospirota bacterium DNA encodes the following proteins:
- a CDS encoding PEP-CTERM sorting domain-containing protein yields the protein MKKILVSIAGILMAVLVMAGSATASIIGGPSPISGFGNDNGTELFVPEQSVLNLELYDFGSISTGSAFGFYFQGTDVNTAANRITIFDSGDETMADNLQYASINFNTGVVYDLDAPGVQSMFTPLGKDIGFFFSILGDQIYTQSILNGDLDLSATFPSLTDPATYLIGFESKQGVTLALEVTKGIKPVPEPSSMLLLVSGLVGLAFFRKRMRHHPRG from the coding sequence ATGAAAAAAATATTGGTGTCTATCGCAGGAATACTAATGGCCGTTTTGGTGATGGCCGGCAGCGCTACTGCGAGTATCATCGGCGGTCCATCTCCAATCAGCGGATTTGGAAATGACAACGGTACGGAACTCTTTGTCCCTGAGCAGTCAGTGCTGAATCTCGAACTCTACGATTTCGGTAGCATTTCAACCGGTTCTGCGTTCGGATTCTACTTCCAGGGCACTGATGTGAACACCGCGGCAAACCGCATAACCATTTTCGACTCAGGCGACGAGACCATGGCGGATAATCTACAGTATGCCAGTATTAATTTCAACACCGGTGTTGTATATGACCTCGACGCTCCGGGAGTTCAATCGATGTTCACCCCGTTGGGAAAGGACATAGGCTTTTTCTTCTCCATTCTTGGCGACCAGATATATACACAGTCAATACTAAATGGTGATTTAGACTTGAGTGCGACATTCCCGAGCTTGACGGATCCTGCAACTTATCTGATAGGTTTTGAGAGCAAGCAGGGCGTGACCCTCGCCCTCGAGGTCACCAAAGGCATCAAGCCGGTTCCTGAACCCTCGTCGATGCTGTTGCTTGTCTCCGGCCTGGTCGGCTTGGCATTTTTCAGAAAGAGGATGAGGCACCACCCGAGAGGGTAA